In Lolium rigidum isolate FL_2022 chromosome 7, APGP_CSIRO_Lrig_0.1, whole genome shotgun sequence, the DNA window GCGGCAGCAACGGCTGGGGAGGTCGGAGGAGAGAGCCCGCGCGACGCGGAGTTGCGCCCCTGCGCCGCCTGCGTTCATCTTGTGTCTAGACCTTACAATAACATTAATAAAGCACAATGTGAATTAAAATCaattattttcatataaaaataaGTATTTATCACATCATAGAGTTGTTTGACATAATAATATGTAGACCTCATTTGAAACATTGAATATCTTTCGcatgcaaattttttttttgatataaacCATTATTTATGTATAAAAGCTATTTGCCACTTTGTTGAGTTGCTTAGTAGAAAAATGTAATTATAACTAACATTTTGTTAAATACTAAATACCTAGACATGGGTCATATTTTTGTTGTATACGCATATCCTGGGCGTTTAAGAAATTAATTTTAGGACCTGGTCGGGTAATATCGGTGGAGTAAAAAACGATTGAACAAAGTTCTGTTACAAAGAACCGATGGCCAGGCTCACAATCACAGCGTGTATACGGTTTTAATGTGTAGGTGTGCTGCCTTTGTATAAAGcattttgttttcttgtttttagTTAGCCTTTCTGAGCTTCTCTCAAGCTCAGTTCTGGTCTTGTTGTAAACTCATATATATAAACCCAAAATTAATATAAAAAAATACAGTGGGGAAACCTACTGTCAGCTTTTAAAAAATGTGTACAATGCCCCACGCAAATGAAACCTTGTTCGCGCGCCAGTCTACTATTTTGGATGGCTCGCACATTTCAGCCCTTTCCTATAGCTCGCTGAAGCGCCTCGCTAATCATCCCAGGTGCCACGGCGGCAGAATCGGCGTGCTGCAAATAAATCACCCGAGAACGTTACATTAGTAAACTGATATAGCCACCATGAGCGTTAACCAGATCGATCATGATTCATGACTGATGTGAGCATGCCAGACCTGAGCTCGTATCTTCAGAGCAAGAAGgccacccggcgttgacgattgcaCGGATAGAACATCGAGTCTGAGAGCCTTCAAGGCGTCGAACACTCGTGTCATCAGCAGCTCCTTCCACCGGCACCGGACCTCCAGAAGCACCTCCTTGTCCATCACAGTGACGTTCACCATGTTGCTCGACCCGTGGTCCTTCTTGGAGAGGTGCCCCTTCTCGGTGTTGGCATCGCCGAACTCTGATGCCTTCCTCTTGGATCCAGCCAAGATCTTCCCAGCAACATCGTGTCGCTTCCGGCCTGCAGTTTCTACCGGGCGCGAGAGTGCCCTGCTGAATTCTAGCTCTTCTACCCTTTGCTCCAACTGCTTGAGATAGGCTATCGTTTCTGCTAGGATGGATGCTTTGTCCACCTGCAAAAGTAGTCCATTTTTTTTCTATGAACATTCTGTAACACATACTAcataagaagaagaaaatgagCAGGGGTTACCTTGTGAATGGATGGGACCAATGATTTCAGAATCAGGAACATCTCGTTGAGCTTCTCGCGACGCCTTCTCTCCGACATGACATGCCCTTTGACATTGCTTTCCCGAGCTCTTGCcgtgccgccaccaccaccattcgtCCATGCACCGCCAGCCAAAGATTTCTTCAGCAACTTCTGCGACTCTCCAGCGACCGACGCAGCCACATCTTCCAACGAGTCCGAGGACCTCTTCCATGGCGTAAAACACGACGACCGAGAAGATTGAAATGAGTAACTTAGAGTGACAACATCATCAGTGATCCGTTCTGCGTCTGACACCGACGCCGCTTCTGGAGAAGACATGACTTCGAAGGACCCGCTCATGATCCAGTTATCCTCGAGAGCGCGCACATCCAGCTCATCGCATAGGCCGTAGAGCTCGTCGATCTCCTTCGTGATCAGCTCTAGGTTGCCATCAGACAGACAGTCGATCTCCCTGGACATCATCCCCTCGACGGCGTTGTGGTCGACATCTTCGAACACGATGTTGGCTTCATCATCACCAGGTTCGTTTTCTGATGGGCTGGAGCTCGGTTCCTCCGACTCCGAGCATGTAGGAAATTGTATCTCCCAGAAGGATGTGCCGATCCGGTTCACAATGTTCGTGTCCTCCAAAACCTAGCAAAAAAAGGATCAATATCACCTTACTAGGATAAAATAACATATAGATGGATTCAGTCTTTGATGAGTGCCCATTTAattgaacaaaaacaaacacaTAATACTCGCGCGAAGTACTACAAGTGATAGCATGTTTTAATAACATGGCGCCATGTTTTTCATTAGGAGTGTCTAAAAACTAATTTTATGTGACGTCATCCAATATCTGCAATCCATGTTAATCAGGAGACCACGAATTATAAAGCAATCCAATGTTTCCAAGTCATTTTCCCGATTACAAACTCATGTGTACACTACCAATGTTGCAATACATTGCAAGCATCGAATCACCCTTAATCATGTGGCCTCAAAATCGTTTGTTTATTTACTTTTTCTAATGCTCGTGAAATATGGGGATCTCGGTCACCtaggaagtgagcctagctcaactggttGAGGAGTGGATGTATAAACTAGCACATGAGTTCAAATCCTTACGAACACGAATTTAGGTTTTTATTTATACTTGAGGCCCTGACTGAAcctggtactcatgcaatttatcttgaggactagGATTTAATATTCGTGAAGATTAAAAATCCTAGTACTCATGTTGGTGCATAGGAagggaagtgaaattctccccattttagctactccccaaccctagcccccggtggctgctcctcctcatccctcctctcctcctcctcctcctagatCTCGCCATCGTAGGAACACACCACTTGGCAAAGCCCGCGCAGTGTCGGCGGCGACGGGATTTTTTCTACGGGCGGCGAACTCCCTCTCCTTGCGGCGCAGGTGATGGCATCGAGTGTCGACGGCGGCGCGGTGATGCAACCTTCCAACGACGATCCTGGCGCATCGACGATGGAGGTGGAGCTCCTCCGCCTAGTCCTGGTGCCCCCATGGTGCGACGGCCGGATCCAGATCCACCCGGGGTCTTGGCACTAATAGAAAATAGctaatcagtggcgcacctatattggctatcagtggcgcacctgggtgcgccattgctatctggattagcagtggtgcaccacgtagtgcgccactactagctcattggtgcgccactactatttcgtcgaggtgcgccactgcgcaaaaaaagaggtgcgccactggtaaaaAAGTTGAAATTTAGATCTGGTTCTATATAtggaattttttgattttttggggttttttcgattttcGTTCTAGTATGCATCTTGGCGCGTTCTCTGTGATGGGAAGCTCCACATGCAgccgaagaagaggatgaggaaggAAGGTTCGGCTGAGTGGAGGAGGATAGgatgaggaagaggagaaggaggagatgaggaggagtggaggaggaggaggaggaggaggaggaggaggctggaattggagttggaggaggaggaggggcggagttggaggaggagagagtGGAAGAGGAGGCTGGAGTGTAAGAAGGAGGCtagagtggaggaggaggccggagtagaggaggaggaagtggaggGGGAGGCCAGAGTGGAGGAGTAGgaaggagtggaggaggaggaaggagttggaggaggagggagtga includes these proteins:
- the LOC124671651 gene encoding anthocyanin regulatory R-S protein-like; the protein is MAQSAPPSQEEPTHLASSGKQFRNQLAAVVRSINWTYAIFWSISTSRPGFLTWKDGFYNGEIKTRKIANSTDLTADQLVLDRSEQLRELYQSLLSGECDHRARRPAATLSPEDLGDAEWYYTVCMTYGFRPGQGLPGKSFVSNQHVWLCNAQLADTKSFQRALLAKTASIQTVLCIPFMGGVLELGTAEKVLEDTNIVNRIGTSFWEIQFPTCSESEEPSSSPSENEPGDDEANIVFEDVDHNAVEGMMSREIDCLSDGNLELITKEIDELYGLCDELDVRALEDNWIMSGSFEVMSSPEAASVSDAERITDDVVTLSYSFQSSRSSCFTPWKRSSDSLEDVAASVAGESQKLLKKSLAGGAWTNGGGGGTARARESNVKGHVMSERRRREKLNEMFLILKSLVPSIHKVDKASILAETIAYLKQLEQRVEELEFSRALSRPVETAGRKRHDVAGKILAGSKRKASEFGDANTEKGHLSKKDHGSSNMVNVTVMDKEVLLEVRCRWKELLMTRVFDALKALRLDVLSVQSSTPGGLLALKIRAQHADSAAVAPGMISEALQRAIGKG